A part of Anabas testudineus chromosome 9, fAnaTes1.2, whole genome shotgun sequence genomic DNA contains:
- the tchp gene encoding trichoplein keratin filament-binding protein has translation MALPTFSARVPSRSRVLAGQLARQREQEARWRQQWELHAQYFREQSVRSQKQTVWSSRHSHQQSMSAYHKQRLKEEKAASLEQRRHRLRAMLQEEKDRLEAELQEVVPDRSTLASQLVQKTEELRTAREERRKKLAQELLREHWKKNSPELREVESALHKDHVVGQWQEQISEKKQQELAEQEEKRHFENEYERTRKEALERMKQAEEKRKAEEHKRAEELRKQMEELKLREEEATRLKKEQEALLLQQWELEKIEEERMKAQERRKKSEMGHFLIRQYRAQLKRRAQRVQEELEADHKILAALLEGEEEDKLMETARRERAIADAAWMKRVIEEQLQLEREREAEFDILHREEAQHVWEKREAEWERERKARERLMYEVLTGRQQQLELKMQKNREAQEESLKRREQLIKDLELEREIRRREKDHEEACRTARMQEINAQVEQQRQGQWEEQRRTEQEEEEQREALQIQEEELRLEMQKMAKKGYQEKIHSRPRSAWT, from the exons ATGGCTCTGCCGACCTTCTCGGCCCGTGTGCCCAGTCGGTCCCGGGTGTTGGCCGGACAGCTGGCCCGGCAGCGGGAGCAGGAGGCCCGTTGGCGGCAGCAGTGGGAGCTGCATGCTCAGTACTTCAGAGAGCAGAGTGTCCGCAGCCAGAAACAGACGGTGTGGAGCTCCCGTCACTCCCACCAGCAGAG TATGTCAGCATATCATAAACAGCGACTGAAAGAGGAAAAGGCAGCCAGTCTGGAGCAGCGCAGGCATCGGCTTAGGGCCATGCTTCAGGAGGAGAAAGACCGACTGGAGGCTGAGCTCCAAGAAGTGGTTCCTGACAGGAGCACACTGGCAAGTCAGCTGGTGCAAAAAACTGAAGAACTTCGTACGGctagagaagaaagaagaaaaaag CTTGCACAAGAACTACTGAGAGAgcactggaagaaaaacagtcCAGAGCTGAGAGAG GTTGAGTCGGCGTTACATAAAGATCATGTTGTCGGCCAGTGGCAGGAGCAGATATCTGAGAAGAAACAG CAAGAACTGGCAGAacaagaggagaagagacacTTTGAAAATGAGTATGAGAGGACCCGCAAAGAGGCTCTGGAAAGGATGAAGCaagcagaggaaaaaaggaaagcagaGGAACACAAGAGGGCAGAAGAACTTAGAAAACAAATGGAAGAACTGAAGCTGAGGGAAGAAGAG gcCACTCGTCTAAAGAAGGAGCAAGAGGCATTACTGCTCCAACAGTGGGAGCTGGAGAAGATAGAAGAGGAAAGGATGAAAGCgcaggaaaggagaaaaaagtcTGAGATGGG ACATTTCTTGATCCGTCAATATCGTGCTCAGCTGAAGAGGAGGGCCCAGCGGGTGCAGGAGGAACTG GAGGCTGACCATAAGATCCTGGCAGCGCTGctggaaggagaggaggaggacaagcTGATGGAGACGGCACGGAGGGAAAGGGCTATCGCTGATGCTGCCTGGATGAAACGTGTGATTGAAGAGCAGCTTCAGTTAGAGCGGGAAAGAGAGGCTGAGTTTGATATCCTACACAG AGAAGAAGCTCAACATGTTTGGGAGAAACGAGAAGCagagtgggagagggagaggaaagcGAGAGAGCGGCTGATGTATGAG GTGCTTACAGGGAGGCAGCAACAGCTGGAGCTGAAGATGCAAAAGAACCGTGAAGCTCAGGAAGAATCCCTGAAGAGACGAGAACAACTAATCAAGGatctggagctggagagagagatcAGACGGCGCGAGAAGGACCATGAAGAGGCCTGTAGGACAGCACGGATGCAAGAGATAAATGCTCAG gtgGAGCAGCAGCGCCAAGGGCAGTGGGAAGAGCAGCGCCGGACAgagcaagaggaggaagagcagagggaggctCTTCAAATCCAGGAGGAGGAGCTGCGGCTGGAGATGCAGAAAATGGCAAAGAAAGGTTACCAGGAAAAG ATTCACAGCAGACCTCGATCGGCCTGGACATAA
- the gltpa gene encoding glycolipid transfer protein produces MALLMEHQFRQLPADRQVETRPFLEAVSYLPPFFDCLGSTIFAPIKADISGNITKIKAVYDTNPGRFKTLQHILEAEKEMHGAEWPKVGATLALMWLKRALRFVQVFLQSLVDGEKDDSNPNLIRVNITKAYEIALKKYHSWLVQQLFKAALYAAPYKSDFLKALSKGRDVKEEECSEKIRKFLINFSATVDAVYELYSKMNADLDYTV; encoded by the exons ATGGCTCTGCTAATGGAGCACCAGTTCAGGCAGCTGCCAGCTGACAGACAGGTGGAAACAAGACCGTTTCTGGAGGCAGTGTCATACCTTCCACCTTTCTTTG ACTGCCTTGGTTCGACCATTTTTGCACCAATCAAAGCGGACATATCTGGGAACATCACA aaaatcaaGGCAGTTTATGACACCAACCCAGGACGGTTCAAGACACTTCAGCATATTttggaggcagagaaggaaatGCATGGAGCAGAATGGCCTAAAGTTGGAGCAACATTGGCTCTTATGTGGCTTAAAAG GGCTCTAAGATTTGTCCAAGTCTTTCTTCAGAGCCTGGTGGATGGTGAAAAGGATGACAGCAACCCCAACCTTATTCGAGTCAATATCACTAAAGCCTATGAAATAGCCTTGAAGAAATACCATAGTTGGTTGGTGCAACAGCTTTTCAAG gcGGCACTCTATGCTGCTCCGTATAAGTCTGATTTCTTGAAGGCCCTGTCCAAGGGTCGGGATGTGAAGGAAGAGGAATGCTCGGAGAAAATCAGAAAATTCCTCATCAACTTTTCTGCCACTGTTGATGCTGTATATGAgttgtacagtaaaatgaatgCTGATCTTGACTACACAGTGTGA